The DNA window TCGACGACATCCTGCTTCCGACCACCGGTCCGGCCGAGTTGGACGCGCGGCTGCGGTTGCTGGTCGGCCGCAACGGAGGCGCGGCCAGTCCGGAGACGGCCGGAAAGATCACGCTCGGCGAGCTGGTGATCGACGAGGGGACGTACACCGCACGACTGCGGGGTCGTCCCCTCGATCTGACTTACAAGGAATTCGAGCTGCTGAAGTACCTCGCGCAGCACGCCGGACGGGTGTTCACCCGCGCGCAGCTGCTGCAGGAGGTGTGGGGTTACGACTTCTTCGGTGGCACCCGCACGGTCGACGTCCACGTGCGGCGGCTGCGCGCCAAACTCGGCTCGGAATACGAGTCGCTGATCGGGACGGTCCGCAACGTCGGCTACAAGGCGGTGCGCCCGGCCCGCGCATCCGGCCGCTCGGCCGGTGCGGCGGCGGAACCCGACGACGCGGATTCCGACGACCCGGATCTGACCCCTACCAACGGATCGGCGCACTAGATGGACACGCGGCAGCTGGACTGGATCGATTCACCGCCGGCCGAGGAGGTGCGCGCGATGATCGACCGGGCCGCGGTCGAGGACGGCACCGCGCCGGTCTCCGAGCAGACGCTGCACGCGCTCACGGGCGCCGGCGCCCGCCACCTGGTCTCCACCGTGGGCGACACGGTCGTCGGCTACGCCCAGCTCGTGCCGGGGCACGGGGATCACCCGGCGATGGCCGAGGCCGTCGTCGATCCGGCCCACCGCGGAACCGGCATCGGTGGCAGCCTGGTCGCCGAGGCGTTGCGCGCCGGCGGCCCGGACACGCGGGTGTGGGCACACGGCAACCTGCCCGCGGCCGTCGCGGTGGCCCGCCGCCTGGGCCTCACCGCCGCCCGGGAACTGCTGCAGCTGCGCCGCCCGCTCACCGGCCCGGCGTTGCCCGACGTCGTGGTGCCCGACGGCGTCACGCTGCGGACCTACCGCGGACCCGCGGACGACGCCGAACTGCTGCGCGTCAACGCCGCGGCGTTCGCCTGGCACCCCGAGCAGGGCACGTGGACGCAGCACGAGATCGACGAGCGCCGCGCGGAGCCGTGGTTCGATCCCGAGGGACTGTTCCTGGCGTTCCCGTCGCAGGCCTCCGACGCGGATCCGGGCCGCCTGCTCGGATTCCACTGGACCAAGGTGCACGCCCCCGAGAACGGCAACCCCGCCCTCGGTGAGGTGTACGTCGTGGGCATCGACCCCGAGGCGCAGGGGCGAGGGCTGGGGCGCGTGCTGACACTGGCCGGGCTGCACCATCTGCGCGACCGCGGATTGGGCACCGTGCTGCTGTACGTCGAGGGCGACAACGTGGCCGCGCTGCACACGTACGAGCGGCTCGGCTTCGAGCGGTTCCACGTGGATGTCGCGTACGCCGCCGGCTCCTGATCGGTGCCGTACGCCGGGTGTGACGCACACCTCGGCAGATTTCCCGCCGGAGTTCATCTTCCGTTCACCGAACCGGGTCCAGTTGGCTACCGAGCGCCCCTAACTTTCTGGCGTGGGTGGCACGGAGCCGCCCGGTGCGGCCTGTACTGGCCGCGTCCCATGCGCCCGACCACGGGCGAGACGCTAGAACAGCGGAGGACCCAGGGTGAACCTCAAGCGAAACGGCGCACTGCTCGGAGTGGTTGCCGTCGGTGCCGTCACGGCCATGTCGTTGACGGCGTGCGGCAGCGACAACAACGCCGCGTCGTCCACCGTCGACACGTCGGCCTCGACCGCGCTGTGCGACGGGAACGACAAGCTGTCCGGTGCCGGTTCGTCCGCACAGAAGAACGCCATGGACGAGTTCACCTCCACCTACATCGCCGCCTGCCAGCAGAAGGGCAAGAGCGTCAACGTCGCGTACAACCCGAGCGGCTCCGGTGACGGCCGCACGCAGTTCATCGCGAAGATGATCGACTTCGCCGGTTCCGACTCGGCGATCAAGGGCGAGCAGGCCGAGCAGGCCAAGCAGCGCTGCCAGGGCAACGACGCGTGGAA is part of the Rhodococcus sp. SGAir0479 genome and encodes:
- a CDS encoding winged helix-turn-helix transcriptional regulator — protein: MELLLLTSDPNPETVLPSLALLSHTVRPSPTEVSSLLEAGAADVALVDARTDLAAARGLCRLLGSTGSAVPVVAVLTEGGLVAVNSDWGLDDILLPTTGPAELDARLRLLVGRNGGAASPETAGKITLGELVIDEGTYTARLRGRPLDLTYKEFELLKYLAQHAGRVFTRAQLLQEVWGYDFFGGTRTVDVHVRRLRAKLGSEYESLIGTVRNVGYKAVRPARASGRSAGAAAEPDDADSDDPDLTPTNGSAH
- the mshD gene encoding mycothiol synthase, whose translation is MDTRQLDWIDSPPAEEVRAMIDRAAVEDGTAPVSEQTLHALTGAGARHLVSTVGDTVVGYAQLVPGHGDHPAMAEAVVDPAHRGTGIGGSLVAEALRAGGPDTRVWAHGNLPAAVAVARRLGLTAARELLQLRRPLTGPALPDVVVPDGVTLRTYRGPADDAELLRVNAAAFAWHPEQGTWTQHEIDERRAEPWFDPEGLFLAFPSQASDADPGRLLGFHWTKVHAPENGNPALGEVYVVGIDPEAQGRGLGRVLTLAGLHHLRDRGLGTVLLYVEGDNVAALHTYERLGFERFHVDVAYAAGS